One window of Scheffersomyces stipitis CBS 6054 chromosome 1, whole genome shotgun sequence genomic DNA carries:
- the QCR6 gene encoding ubiquinol-cytochrome c oxidoreductase subunit 6 produces the protein MSFLRDLIEAVVPAAYAEEPEEEPVEETEEAEEEAEEADEEEEEDEDEDDDEVEDPLVALTEECAATPACKPYNHHFHECVERVTAEMEEEGYAEKDYKEDCIEEFFHLQHCINDCVAPRLFHKLK, from the exons ATGTCGTTCTTGAGAGACTTGATAGAAGCCGTTGTTCCAGCTGCCTACGCTGAAGAA ccggaagaagaaccagttgaagaaactgaagaagccgaagaagaagctgaagaagcagacgaagaggaagaggaagacgaagatgaagatgatgatgaagtgGAAGATCCTTTGGTTGCATTGACCGAGGAATGTGCCGCAACTCCAGCATGTAAGCCATACAACCACCACTTCCACGAGTGTGTCGAAAGAGTCACCGcagaaatggaagaagaaggttaCGCTGAAAAGGACTACAAGGAAGACTGTATCGAAGAGTTCTTCCACTTGCAGCACTGCATCAACGACTGTGTTGCTCCAAGATTATTccacaagttgaagtaa
- a CDS encoding predicted protein: MEYHGIISHTDSTCPYIFSRKKMESALPYYGKGLPWFPSIGFKQTEMFGKVLVRFQVGFSDQQEYDKCCVCIENNLDLPIISRENSNDMSGEFSKNLTLFPDSQVIMSQSDFKQPPNRASQIAAQNPFQDSQVASSNLESQYHHRSQQKQQTQSQTQHPQAQSQTPTQAKPLTQSRPTHSVAYPDYSRLLLTPMSDNYPSSSYIQTSPIATNKRAPLNVHQRSHQSQQPLISDQDNSSGVNLRQILSELDNGSELYSMSDTELKNTIVEVLKQKSFVDIVKRIDTILEDS, from the exons ATGGAGTATCATGGCATCATTTCCCACACAGATCTGACTTGTCCATACATTTTCTCAAGGAAAAAGATGGAATCAGCACTTCCATATTATGGAAAGGGACTACCTTG GTTCCCATCTATAGGATTCAAACAGACAGAAATGTTCGGAAAAGTACTCGTGAGATTCCAAGTTGGGTTTTCGGATCAACAGGAGTATGACAAATGCTGTGTTTGTATTGAAAACAACCTCGATCTCCCCATTATTTCTAGGGAAAATAGTAATGATATGAGTGGTGAGTTTTCTAAGAACTTAACTCTATTTCCCGATTCCCAAGTCATTATGTCTCAGTCTGATTTCAAGCAACCCCCAAACAGAGCCTCGCAAATTGCAGCCCAAAACCCTTTCCAAGATAGTCAGGTAGCCTCAtccaacttggaaagcCAATATCATCACCGGAGCcaacagaaacagcaaACTCAATCACAAACACAGCATCCTCAAGCACAAAGCCAAACACCGACCCAAGCCAAACCTCTAACCCAAAGCCGTCCAACTCACTCTGTGGCATATCCAGATTACTCCCGCCTACTTCTCACTCCAATGTCGGATAATTACCCTTCGCTGTCTTATATTCAAACGTCACCCATAGCTACAAACAAACGTGCACCACTCAATGTTCATCAACGTTCCCATCAGAGCCAGCAACCTCTTATCAGTGATCAAGACAACAGTTCTGGTGTTAATTTACGACAGATATTATCAGAACTTGATAATGGTTCCGAACTATACAGTATGTCAGATacagagttgaagaacaccATTGTCGAAGTTCTAAAACAAAAACTGTTTGTCGATATCGTGAAACGAATTGATACTATCTTGGAGGATTCATAA
- the RPL2B gene encoding 60S ribosomal protein L2 gives MGRVIRNQRKGAGSIFTSHTRLRKGAAKLRTLDYAERHGYIRGVVKQILHDPGRGAPLAKVVFRDPYKYKLREETFIANEGVYTGQFIYAGKKASLNVGNILPLGACPEGTIVSNVEEKVGDRGALGRTSGNYVIIIGHNPDEGKTRVKLPSGAKKIISSDARGVIGVVAGGGRIDKPLLKAGRAFHKYRVKRNSWPKTRGVAMNPVDHPHGGGNHQHIGKASTISRGAVAGQKAGLIAARRTGLLRGTQKTQD, from the exons atgg GTAGAGTTATTCGTAACCAAAGAAAAGGTGCTGGTTCAATCTTCACCTCTCACACCAGATTGAGAAAGGGTGCTGCCAAGTTGAGAACCTTGGACTATGCTGAACGTCACGGTTACATCCGTGGTGTCGTCAAGCAAATCCTCCACGATCCAGGTAGAGGTGCTCCATTGGCCAAGGTTGTCTTCCGTGACCCatacaagtacaagttgaGAGAAGAGACCTTCATCGCCAACGAAGGTGTCTACACTGGTCAATTCATCTACGCCGGTAAGAAGGCCTCCTTGAATGTCGGTAACATCTTGCCATTGGGTGCTTGTCCAGAAGGTACCATTGTCTCCAACGTCGAAGAAAAGGTTGGTGACAGAGGTGCTTTAGGTAGAACCTCCGGTAACTACGTTATCATCATTGGACACAACCCAGATGAAGGTAAGACCAGAGTCAAGTTGCCATCCGGTgccaagaagatcatctCTTCCGACGCCAGAGGTGTCATCGGTGTTGTTGCCGGTGGTGGTAGAATTGACAAGCCATTGTTGAAGGCCGGTAGAGCTTTCCACAAGTACAGAGTCAAGAGAAACTCTTGGCCAAAGACCAGAGGTGTTGCCATGAACCCAGTTGATCACCCTCATGGTGGTGGTAACCATCAACATATTGGTAAGGCTTCTACTATCTCCAGAGGTGCTGTTGCCGGTCAAAAGGCTGGTTTGATTGCTGCTAGAAGAACCGGTTTGTTGAGAGGTACTCAAAAGACCCAAGATTAA
- a CDS encoding predicted protein: MSVFEPTCSLWHYDDLTRCGRNKLAYYPPLVVGSISFVILVIKSSISLYKRRQSIRLSENESQPLLASSTGYGAVDPAAIQNESISLKARHFDIVRLPDTNEDGSPHGVIQEVYKDVYERVRVVVEYLLVAFQVALALSLFFYADSAKEFKHEPLTPYVKSTFWLYLLVIATFRVINLRKVNVRLPNLWVHSTTLYFFNVFPTLLTFRSALVQGSRLSDHVRFYYVSEFIASLVLLVLNFTAKIGDKPCTLYITSDGTVPSPEHISSVWQFVTYSWLDKMIWRACKSTMNQEDIWGLRDDDYSLYILKAFEASKSTARFTWKLFSHFKYLFAAQAFWAILDSILVFAPSLLLKRVLEYVEDPSSSPASLAWSFVFLMPIFKMFDSVASGCSLFIGRRVCLRMRAIIIGEVYAKALRRKITVSEVSDDSESEDDKTDKNDKKDEKEKSGKKTAELGAIINLMAIDAFKVSEICGYLHFFVGAILMLVICIGLLYNLLGWSALAGSVSIIALLPVNYRIANWVSKLQEDMLAITDKRIQKLNETFQSIRIIKFFAWEDKFFESVMGIRNEELSYLKWRSFVWCLGGMVWFLTPTLITLISFYCYTIVEGNTLTASIAFTSLSLFTLLRSPLDQLSDMTSLVVQSKVSLDRVSDFLDEEETDKYEQLAVERGPNSPYIGFENATLSWNAASENDFKLRDISIDFKAGKLNVVIGPTGAGKTSLLMALLGEMQLVNGNVFLPGTTPRDELKIDPETGLTESVAYCSQSAWLLNETIRNNITFGAPFNVERYAKVVEACSLTRDLEILSAGDSTEVGEKGITLSGGQKQRVSLARALYSNSKHLILDDCLSAVDSHTALWIYENCISGPLMEGRTCILVSHNVALTVQNAAWVVVMENGRVKTQGTPEDLVHTGSLGDDDLIKSSVMGSRNQSSTNLQSLEDKNADMKAKAAVIESKLKAVADEHTEDDSKKTDGKLVEEETKAEGVVSSDVYLGYAKLFGGLPTWAVVISCFVLSQGIFMTQSWWLRNWSIDSERASSFMNSMGLVSVSNVYDSTQLTSSTVVRTFTGAAHWISASISVAEEFKSKHGPLYYISIYAIIGLSYGISASLRVFVTFFAGIRASNRIFKKVLTTILRAKLRFFDKTPQGRIMNRFSKDIESVDQELTPFAEGVFICLVQCVSSLILITLITPGFLIFALIIAFLYYLVGYFYITLSRELNRIHSVTKSPIHQHFSESLNGVATIRAYGIESRFMKQNLNAIDANNKPFFYMWVANRWLSIRIDFVGSMVMLFSGVFVLLSAGIIDAGLAGLSLTYAIAFSESALWIVRLYSNVEMNMNSVERLQEYLEVEQEPPYDIPETQPPASWPETGRIKVNDVSLRYSPELPRVIKNVTFDVEPNHKVGIVGRTGAGKSTIITAFFRFLDPETGSIHIDGIDITSIGLRNLRQAITIIPQDPTLFSGTIRSNLDPFSQYTDEQIFEALKRVNLIGRNETPATTAGENQNKFFNLDASISEGGGNLSQGERQLVCLGRSLLKNPKVILLDEATSSIDYKSDAMIQQTIREEFSNSTILTIAHRLRTIIDYDKILVMDAGRVVEYENPYVLIADKTSLFYSMCENSGELDSLIKLAKEAFVEKKNKQSKK, from the coding sequence ATGTCTGTGTTTGAACCGACGTGTCTGCTATGGCACTATGACGACTTGACCCGCTGCGGCCGGAACAAGCTCGCCTACTACCCTCCGCTCGTGGTGGGTTCCATCTCATTCGTGATTCTCGTTATTAAGTCCTCCATCTCGCTCTACAAGAGACGCCAGTCAATTCGTCTTTCCGAAAACGAAAGCCAACCCCTTTTGGCCAGTTCCACTGGATACGGAGCTGTAGACCCTGCTGCCATCCAAAACGAATCTATTTCCTTAAAAGCGCGTCATTTTGACATTGTTCGTCTTCCAGACACCAACGAAGACGGCTCACCCCACGGAGTAATCCAGGAAGTGTACAAAGACGTGTACGAAAGAGTTAGAGTCGTTGTCGAATACCTTCTTGTCGCTTTCCAAGTTGCATTGGCTCTCAGTTTGTTCTTTTATGCGGATTCCGCCAAAGAATTTAAACACGAACCTTTGACTCCATACGTTAAATCCACCTTCTGGCTATACCTTCTCGTGATTGCTACTTTCAGAGTTATCAACTTGAGAAAGGTCAATGTCCGTTTGCCTAACTTGTGGGTCCACTCGACTACGctctatttcttcaacgtGTTCCCTACGCTTCTCACCTTCAGGTCTGCCCTCGTACAGGGCTCTAGACTTTCTGATCATGTCCGTTTCTACTATGTAAGCGAATTCATTGCCTCGCTAGTACTCTTGGTGTTGAACTTCACTGCCAAAATCGGAGACAAACCTTGTACTCTCTATATAACCAGCGATGGCACTGTACCTTCTCCTGAAcacatttcttctgtctggCAATTTGTCACTTACTCGTGGTTGGACAAGATGATCTGGAGAGCCTGTAAGAGTACCATGAACCAAGAAGACATCTGGGGCTTGAGAGACGACGACTATTCCCTCTATATTCTCAAAGCCTTTGAGGCTTCCAAATCTACTGCCAGATTCACCTGGAAGTTGTTTTCGCACTTTAAGTACTTGTTTGCTGCCCAAGCATTTTGGGCCATTTTGGATTCCATCTTGGTCTTTGCTCCttcgttgttgttgaagagagtGTTGGAGTACGTCGAGGATCCATCCAGCTCTCCTGCTTCTTTGGCCTGGTcctttgttttcttgatgcctatcttcaagatgtttgACTCTGTTGCTTCTGGATGTTCCCTTTTCATCGGTAGAAGAGTCTGTCTTAGAATGAGAGCCATTATAATCGGAGAAGTCTACGCTAAGGCtttaagaagaaagatcaCTGTTTCGGAAGTCTCTGACGACTCCGAATCTGAAGACGACAAGACTGACAAAAACGACAAGAAGGacgaaaaggaaaagtCTGGAAAGAAGACCGCAGAACTCGGTGCCATTATCAACTTAATGGCCATAGATGCGTTCAAGGTGTCTGAAATCTGTGGCTACTTGCATTTTTTCGTCGGTGCCATCTTGATGCTCGTCATCTGTATTGGTCTCTTATACAACTTGTTGGGATGGAGTGCCTTAGCTGGTTCGGTTTCCATCATTGCATTGTTGCCTGTTAACTACAGAATCGCCAATTGGGTGTCCAAATTGCAGGAAGACATGCTTGCCATCACCGACAAGAGAATCCAGAAGTTAAATGAAACGTTCCAGAGCATCAGAATCATCAAGTTTTTTGCCTGGGAAGACAAGTTTTTCGAGCTGGTTATGGGCATCAGAAACGAAGAGTTGAGCTACTTGAAGTGGAGATCGTTTGTATGGTGTCTTGGTGGTATGGTGTGGTTCTTGACACCTACTTTAATCaccttgatttctttctaCTGTTACACCATCGTTGAAGGAAACACCTTGACTGCATCCATTGCATTCACTTCGTTATCATTATTCACGTTGTTAAGATCGCCCTTGGACCAGTTATCTGATATGACTTCATTGGTTGTCCAGTCCAAGGTCTCTCTTGACAGAGTTAGTGATTtcttggatgaagaagaaactgaCAAGTACGAGCAATTGGCAGTAGAGAGAGGTCCCAACTCGCCCTACATCGGTTTCGAAAACGCTACATTGTCATGGAACGCTGCCTCTGAaaacgacttcaagttgagagaCATCAGCATCGACTTCAAAGCAGGGAAATTGAATGTCGTTATCGGTCCAACTGGTGCAGGTAAGACTTCCTTGTTGATGGCTTTGTTGGGTGAAATGCAACTTGTCAACGGTAACGTCTTCTTGCCAGGAACTACCCCTAGAGACGAGTTGAAAATCGACCCTGAAACTGGATTGACTGAATCTGTTGCTTATTGCTCTCAATCTGCCTGGTTATTGAATGAAACCATCAGAAACAATATTACCTTCGGTGCTCCTTTCAATGTAGAACGTTACGCCAAGGTGGTAGAAGCCTGTAGTTTGACCCGTGACTTGGAAATTTTGTCTGCTGGTGACTCCactgaagttggtgaaaaGGGTATTACCTTGTCTGGTGGTCAGAAACAAAGAGTTTCTTTAGCCAGAGCCTTGTACTCTAATTCCAAGCATCTTATCTTAGATGACTGTTTGTCTGCTGTGGACTCGCACACTGCTTTGTGGATCTACGAAAACTGTATTTCTGGGCCTTTGATGGAAGGTAGAACTTGTATCTTAGTTTCTCACAACGTAGCTCTTACTGTGCAGAATGCTGCTTGGGTTGTCGTGATGGAAAACGGAAGAGTCAAGACTCAAGGTACTCCTGAAGACTTGGTGCATACTGGTTCTCTTGGTGATGAtgatttgatcaagtccTCTGTCATGGGCTCCAGAAACCAGTCGTCTACTAACTTGCAATCCTTGGAAGATAAAAACGCCGATATGAAGGCTAAGGCTGCTGTTATTGAATCGAAATTGAAGGCTGTTGCTGACGAACATACTGAAGACGATAGCAAGAAAACTGATGGTAAGttggtagaagaagaaactaaGGCTGAAGGTGTTGTTAGTTCTGATGTTTATCTCGGTTACGCTAAGCTCTTTGGTGGCTTGCCCACTTGGGCTGTTGtcatttcttgtttcgTTCTTTCTCAGGGTATCTTCATGACTCAGTCGTGGTGGTTGAGAAATTGGTCTATCGACAGTGAAAGGGCCAGCTCGTTCATGAATTCTATGGGTTTGGTCTCTGTGTCTAATGTCTATGATTCAACTCAGTTAACGCTGTCTACAGTTGTTCGTACGTTCACTGGTGCTGCTCATTGGATCAGTGCCTCTATCTCTGTGgctgaagaattcaaatcTAAACACGGCCCTCTTTATTACATTTCCATCTATGCTATTATTGGTCTTTCGTATGGTATTTCTGCCTCATTGAGAGTATTTGTTACTTTCTTTGCTGGTATCAGAGCTTCCAACagaattttcaagaaagtatTGACAACAATTTTGAGAGCCAAGTTGAGATTCTTCGACAAGACTCCTCAGGGTCGAATCATGAACAGGTTTTCTAAGGATATTGAGTctgttgatcaagaattgACACCATTTGCTGAAGGTGTGTTCATTTGCCTTGTTCAATGtgtttcttcgttgatttTGATTACTTTGATTACTCCTGGCTTTTTGATCTTTGCTTTAATTATTGCTTTCTTGTACTACTTGGTCGGTTATTTCTACATTACTTTGTCCAGAGAATTAAACAGAATTCATTCTGTTACCAAGTCTCCTATCCACCAGCACTTCTCTGAATCCTTGAACGGTGTTGCAACCATTAGAGCCTATGGTATTGAATCCAGGTTCATGAAGCAGAATTTGAACGCCATTGATGCAAATAACAAGCCTTTCTTCTACATGTGGGTTGCTAACAGATGGCTTTCCATTCGTATCGATTTTGTTGGCTCCATGGTGATGTTGTTTTCTGGTGTGTTTGTCTTGCTTTCTGCTGGAATAATCGATGCTGGTTTGGCTGGTTTGTCTTTGACATACGCTATTGCCTTCTCTGAAAGTGCCTTGTGGATCGTTAGACTTTATTCTAATGTTGAGATGAACATGAATTCAGTTGAAAGATTGCAAGAATATCTTGAAGTAGAACAGGAGCCTCCATATGATATTCCAGAAACGCAGCCACCTGCTTCTTGGCCGGAGACTGGTAGAATCAAGGTCAACGATGTTTCGTTGAGGTACTCTCCAGAATTACCAAGAGTGATCAAGAATGTCACCTTTGATGTGGAGCCAAACCACAAGGTGGGTATTGTTGGTCGTACTGGTGCTGGTAAGTCTACCATCATCACCGCATTCTTTAGATTCTTGGATCCAGAAACTGGCTCCATCCACATCGATGGCATAGACATCACTAGCATCGGTTTGCGCAACTTGCGTCAAGCCATTACAATCATTCCACAAGACCCTACCCTTTTCTCAGGAACCATACGGTCTAACTTAGATCCATTTAGTCAGTACACTGATGAACAAATATTCGAAGCATTGAAGAGAGTCAACTTGATTGGCCGGAACGAAACGCCTGCCACTACTGCTGGCGAAAATcagaacaagttcttcaatcttgatGCTTCCATCTCTGAGGGTGGTGGTAATTTGTCGCAGGGTGAAAGACAATTGGTTTGTTTGGGTAGATCATTGCTCAAGAACCCTAAGGTAATACTTCTTGACGAAGCAACCAGTTCTATTGACTACAAGTCGGACGCTATGATCCAACAAACGAtcagagaagaattctCCAACTCCACAATTTTAACAATTGCCCACAGACTAAGAACCATCATCGACTACGATAAGATATTGGTGATGGACGCTGGTAGAGTCGTTGAATACGAGAATCCCTACGTATTAATAGCCGATAAAACCTCGTTATTCTATAGCATGTGTGAAAACAGTGGTGAGCTTGACtcattgatcaagttggccaaggaGGCTtttgtggagaagaagaacaaacaATCCAAAAAGTGA
- the MUP3 gene encoding very low affinity methionine permease, with translation MSKHEYKKLANTHIAITSLDNSSSTLLLNSGSDGEYTSPSAQINGQVSYLQDLEDLPQGRHLGLFSTIVLFVSRILGSGIFSLASGIYEDCGRSIFLFFSAWVIAAVLAFSGLYVYLELGSIVPRSGGAKVFLEFIYEKPKLLATVAFSVYSVMFGFTLSNILVFGEYVLHALEVEVTDFRTRLVALSILYLAAGIHGVSIHHGVRVQNFLGSLKIGLIVVIFVTGIYVVFFPSSITGIESHLHWDDVFTTKSSATTSTFASAIIKASFAFGGWNSVHTVTNEIKDPVRTLKIAGPASLGIMAVTYLLTNLAYLVAISGDELANSGTLVGSLLFEKVFGLRMGKQFLTLSIAVCAGGNVFVVIYTISRVSQEVFREGYLPFSRFMSSNWPFGAPMPTLLLSVSISTLVIIVAPHGDIYNYIVALEGYPNQAAIALTAFGIFVIRRRYPEIKAPIRSSLFGASLVILISLYLLIFPFASSTSPNPKGLENWPSYAVVGILCILFCIAFWYFKFRFFPWLFNYELIREDEGLEDGLIVKKWVKVYGGGSFNS, from the coding sequence ATGTCCAAACATGAATACAAAAAACTAGCTAATACGCATATAGCAATAACGAGTTTGGATAACTCCAGTTCTACCTTACTTCTCAACAGTGGGCTGGATGGAGAGTATACGCTGCCCTCGGCCCAGATCAATGGCCAGGTATCATACTTGcaagatttggaagatttgCCCCAAGGAAGACATCTTGGTTTGTTTTCCACTATAGTGCTATTTGTGCTGCGAATCTTGGGCAGCGGAATTTTCAGTCTAGCCAGTGGAATATACGAAGATTGCGGTCGTTCGATCTTTTTATTCTTTCTGGCCTGGGTCATTGCCGCGGTATTGGCCTTCAGTGGTCTTTATGTGTATTTGGAGTTGGGCTCCATAGTACCTAGAAGCGGCGGTGCCAAAGTGTTTTTAGAGTTCATCTATGAGAAGCCGAAGTTGCTTGCCACTGTGGCTTTTCTGGTCTACTCAGTGATGTTTGGGTTTACATTGTCCAACATCTTGGTCTTTGGAGAGTATGTTCTTCATGCAttggaagttgaagtgaCTGACTTTAGAACCAGACTTGTAGCGTTGCTGATTTTGTACTTGGCTGCTGGTATCCATGGAGTCAGTATCCATCATGGTGTGAGAGTACAAAACTTTCTAGGCTCGTTGAAAATTGGATTGATCGTAGTGATATTTGTCACAGGTATCTACGTCGTTTTCTTCCCATCTTCTATAACTGGCATAGAATCACATCTTCACTGGGACGATGTGTTCACTACAAAATCTTCTGCCACAACTTCTACGTTTGCCAGTGCCATCATTAAAGCTTCGTTTGCCTTTGGTGGCTGGAACTCAGTTCACACTGTCACAAATGAGATCAAAGATCCTGTGAGAACATTGAAGATCGCTGGACCTGCCTCTTTGGGAATAATGGCTGTAACGTACTTGTTAACAAACTTAGCATACTTGGTTGCTATCTCAGGTGATGAATTAGCCAATAGCGGAACTTTGGTTGGTTCATTATTGTTTGAGAAGGTATTTGGCTTGAGAATGGGAAAGCAATTCTTGACTTTATCCATTGCCGTTTGTGCTGGCGGAAACGTTTTTGTCGTCATATATACAATCTCTAGGGTCAGCCAGGAAGTGTTCCGCGAAGGCTACTTGCCTTTCTCACGATTTATGTCTTCCAATTGGCCATTCGGCGCACCAATGCCTACATTATTGTTGAGTGTATCAATCTCAACGCTCGTCATTATTGTCGCTCCACATGGAGacatctacaactacaTCGTGGCATTAGAAGGCTATCCTAATCAGGCAGCCATTGCATTGACAGCATTTGGAATTTTTGTTATTAGAAGACGGTATCCGGAAATAAAGGCGCCAATAAGATCCAGTTTGTTCGGAGCTCTGTTGGTGATCCTTATCTCCTTATATTTGTTGATATTTCCCTTTGCATCCAGTACTAGTCCCAACCCCAAGGGACTTGAAAATTGGCCCTCCTATGCTGTTGTTGGCATTTTGTGTATTTTATTTTGCATTGCATTTTGGTATTTCAAGTTTAGGTTCTTTCCCTGGCTTTTCAACTACGAGCTTATTCGCGAAGATGAAGGGTTGGAGGATGGATTGATTGTTAAGAAGTGGGTAAAGGTATATGGTGGTGGTagcttcaattcttga
- a CDS encoding predicted protein: MYFSQLYTIFLCLCIFHRASAAPQKVLKPTEDSFYDAPKGFEDAEIGTILKIRKTPHMLRSVYIPINVQNSWQILVRSESAEGNATAIVTTVIEPYNADPSKLVSYQVAEDSSSENCAVSYSLEFGASMDTIIAQVEMYFMQAALEQGYYVVTPDYEGPQASFTAGRQAGHAVLDSIRATLASSNVTGVDPDAEVVMWGYSGGSLASGWAAALQPKYAPELEGQILGAALGGFVTNITLTAVSVDDNIFAGLIASAINGLMNEYPEFSELAKDMIRPERLENFLKADSYCMVPSLIHYAFDNFFVGNDSYFTQGLDVFKIPFVQDMINSNTLALKNNTEIPQIPLFIYHGELDEIVPFSGSQRAYTNWCEWGIESLEFSTAMLSGHITEFFMGAPAALTWVIERFEGKQPVKGCQKTQRLTNLDYPGTPEALQIYFQAAYESVFQMDVGPNGENFTKSDLQRLAKRSFNGFTPIDTSNLKKR; the protein is encoded by the coding sequence ATGTATTTCAGTCAATTGTATACTATTTTCCTTTGTCTTTGTATCTTCCATAGAGCACTGGCTGCTCCTCAGAAGGTTCTCAAACCTACAGAAGACCTGTTCTATGACGCGCCAAAAGGGTTTGAAGATGCTGAAATAGGAACCATTTTGAAGATACGAAAAACTCCTCACATGCTAAGAAGTGTCTACATTCCTATCAATGTTCAGAACTCGTGGCAAATCCTTGTTAGATCTGAGAGTGCAGAAGGAAATGCCACCGCAATTGTCACTACTGTAATCGAGCCATATAATGCAGACCCTTCTAAGTTGGTTTCGTACCAAGTCGCAGAAGATTCTTCTAGCGAAAACTGTGCTGTGTCATACTCCCTTGAGTTTGGTGCTTCAATGGATACAATAATTGCCCAGGTAGAGATGTACTTTATGCAAGCAGCATTGGAACAAGGATACTATGTGGTTACTCCTGACTATGAAGGCCCCCAGGCCTCATTCACTGCTGGTAGGCAAGCTGGGCATGCAGTGTTGGACTCGATAAGGGCTACTcttgcttcttccaatgtCACCGGTGTGGACCCAGATGCTGAAGTGGTTATGTGGGGATATTCAGGAGGATCTTTGGCTAGTGGGTGGGCTGCAGCCCTTCAGCCAAAATATGCTCCTGAATTAGAGGGACAGATTTTGGGAGCTGCTTTAGGGGGTTTTGTCACTAATATTACCTTGACAGCAGTTTCTGTAGATGATAATATTTTTGCTGGCTTAATCGCATCAGCAATCAATGGATTAATGAACGAATATCCCGAGTTTTCAGAATTAGCAAAAGACATGATAAGACCAGAGAGATTAgagaatttcttgaaagcTGATAGCTACTGTATGGTTCCATCTCTTATTCACTATGCTTTCGATAACTTCTTTGTTGGGAATGATTCTTATTTTACACAAGGGTTGGATGTATTCAAAATTCCCTTTGTTCAAGACATGATCAACTCAAACACGCTTGCACTCAAAAACAACACAGAAATACCACAAATACCTCTCTTCATCTACCATGGAGAGCTTGACGAGATAGTTCCTTTCTCTGGTTCCCAGAGAGCGTATACTAATTGGTGTGAATGGGGAATAGAATCCCTTGAGTTCTCGACGGCAATGTTGAGTGGACACATTACTGAATTCTTCATGGGAGCACCAGCTGCTCTTACTTGGGTAATAGAGAGATTTGAAGGCAAACAGCCTGTAAAAGGTTGTCAAAAGACTCAAAGGTTGACCAATTTGGATTATCCAGGCACTCCCGAAGCTCTCCAAATCTATTTCCAAGCTGCGTATGAAAGTGTGTTTCAAATGGATGTTGGTCCTAACGGAGAGAACTTCACAAAAAGTGATCTCCAAAGGCTTGCAAAGAGATCATTTAATGGCTTTACACCAATTGATACTTCCAACTTAAAAAAGAGATAG
- a CDS encoding predicted protein has translation MSENGTETIAPKAVIEDRIYVGNVDFKASEEELKSFFEGLNVTEVDIPFKENVRGDKVFKRHLGFAFVQFETKEDADKALADYNGQKFQRRNIFIKKAVPPPTEEEKKVRVEAYRAKREALLADKVKKKAEAAAAKKEADGAAPKSGAVDSSSDDKTPEGKASKDTIFVTNLNYDVTVKDLNVLFKDLKPKWIHVPARKVPLHVLKKNHGRRKNKGIAFVKFSSEETQKQAVSEFNGKEINGREIIVDIAIDARTPKEEDVKQAQEAEA, from the exons atgtCTGAAAACGGTACAGAGACAATTGCGCCCAAGGCTGTCATCGAGGACAGAATCTACGTGGGCAATGTTGACTTCAAGGCCTCCGAGGAAGAGTTGAAGCTGTTCTTTGAAGGTTTAAATGT CACCGAAGTTGATATTCCTTTTAAGGAAAACGTCCGTGGTGACAAGGTATTCAAGAGACACTTGGGGTTTGCCTTTGTCCAATTTGAAACCAAGGAAGATGCAGACAAGGCTCTTGCCGACTACAATGGCCAGAAGTtccagagaagaaacatcttcatcaagaaggcTGTTCCTCCTCCTActgaagaggaaaagaaggtCAGAGTAGAGGCCTATAGAGCCAAAAGGGAGGCCCTCTTAGCTGACaaggtcaagaagaaggccgaggctgctgctgccaaaAAGGAAGCCGATGGTGCAGCACCAAAGTCCGGAGCCGTGGACTCGTCCAGCGACGACAAGACTCCCGAAGGCAAGGCTTCGAAGGATACCATTTTTGTGACCAATCTCAACTATGACGTCACtgtcaaggacttgaacGTTTTgttcaaggacttgaagCCCAAATGGATCCATGTTCCTGCTAGAAAGGTCCCCTTGCAcgtgttgaagaagaaccacGGTCGTAGAAAGAATAAGGGTATTGCTTTCGTTAAGTTTTCCAGCGAAGAAACACAGAAGCAGGCTGTTTCTGAGTTTAACGGAAAGGAAATCAACGGAAGAGAAATCATTGTAGATATTGCTATTGACGCCAGAACTccaaaggaagaagatgtaaAGCAGGCCCAAGAAGCCGAAGCT